One Staphylococcus simiae genomic region harbors:
- the addB gene encoding helicase-exonuclease AddAB subunit AddB, translating into MAMKAYLGRAGTGKSTQMLTEIKEKMQQQPLGDPIILIAPTQSTFQLEQAFVNDKQLNGSLRTEVLHFERLSHRIFQEVGSYTEQKLSKAATEMMIYNIVQEQQQQLKLYRSQAGYYGFSEKLAEQIQDFKKYAVTPDHLQQFLDHHSVQTRTKHKIQDIELIYRKFEEQLANNYITGEDALQLFIAKIADSQWITKADIYIDGFHNFSTIEYQIIKELVKHARNVTVLLTTDGNEDQFSLFRKPSEVLRHLEEIANDLHITLEKRYFNEVYRFNNNDLRHLEQQFDALQINPAKLQGHIQILESSTMREEINEIARRIIADVRDNHIRFQDIAILYRDNSYAYLFESILPLYDIPFNIDTKRSMTHHPVMEMIRSLIEVIESKWHINPMLRLFKTDVLTSKVKNSSYLIDLLENFVLERGIYGQRWLDEDLFHVEQFRKMGRKEHQLTDEERQQFEQVVKLKNDVIDKIMYFEQQMSQATTVRDFATAFYESMEYFELPNQLMTERDELDASGKHEAAEEIDQIWNGLLGILDDLVTVFDTEEMTLQRFLEVFDIGLEQLEFVMIPQTLDQVSIGTMDLAKVDNKQHVYLVGMNDGIMPQPISASSLITDDEKKMFEQQAQVELSPTSDILQMDEAFVCYIAMTRARQQVTFSYSLMGNSGDDKEISPFLEQIKSLFSDFKIINIHQLHEVAPLSLMQHTKQTKITLFESLRAWLDEEIVADSWLDAYQVIRDNHHLSSGLNYLMSALTFENETVQLGQRLSEDLYGKTINASVSRFEGYMQCPFKHYASHGLRLNERTKYELQNFDLGDIFHSVLKYISERINGDFKHLDMRKIRQLTTEALEEILPKVQFNLLNSSAYYRYLSRRIGAIVETTLSALKYQGTYSKFTPQYFETSFRRQPRSDEELVAQTLTTTQGIPINIRGQIDRIDTYTKNDKSFVNIIDYKSSAGSATLDLTKVYYGLQMQMMTYMDIVLQNHKRLGLTEEVKPGGLLYFHVHEPRIKFKSWADIDEETLEQQLIKNFKLSGLVNSDREVIDALDTRLEPKFTSDIVPVGLTKDGSITKKGSQVADEQTIYKFIQHNKDNFIDTASNIMDGHTEVAPLKYKQTLPCQFCSYQSVCHVDGMIDSKRYRTVDESINPIEAIQDIELDGGDN; encoded by the coding sequence ATGGCGATGAAAGCATATCTTGGTCGAGCCGGTACGGGCAAATCGACACAAATGTTAACTGAAATTAAAGAAAAAATGCAACAACAACCACTAGGTGATCCAATCATATTAATTGCACCTACACAAAGTACATTTCAATTAGAACAAGCCTTTGTTAATGATAAACAATTAAACGGAAGTTTAAGAACAGAAGTATTACACTTTGAACGTTTAAGCCATCGAATTTTTCAAGAAGTAGGAAGCTATACTGAACAAAAATTGTCTAAAGCAGCTACTGAAATGATGATTTACAATATTGTTCAGGAACAACAGCAACAGTTGAAATTATATCGCTCACAAGCTGGTTATTATGGATTTAGTGAAAAGTTAGCTGAACAAATTCAAGATTTTAAAAAATATGCTGTCACTCCCGATCATTTACAACAATTTTTAGATCATCATTCAGTGCAAACACGTACGAAACATAAAATTCAAGATATTGAATTAATTTATCGCAAATTTGAAGAGCAATTAGCTAACAACTATATTACTGGTGAAGATGCCTTACAATTATTTATTGCTAAAATAGCTGATTCACAGTGGATCACAAAAGCAGACATATATATAGATGGGTTTCATAACTTTTCAACGATTGAATATCAAATCATCAAAGAATTAGTAAAGCATGCACGTAATGTCACTGTTTTACTTACAACAGATGGAAATGAAGATCAATTTAGTTTATTTAGAAAACCGTCTGAAGTATTACGCCATTTAGAAGAAATTGCTAATGATTTACATATAACATTAGAAAAAAGATACTTTAATGAGGTGTATCGCTTTAACAATAATGATTTAAGACATCTTGAACAACAATTTGATGCCTTACAAATCAATCCTGCTAAACTACAGGGTCATATCCAAATTTTAGAATCATCTACTATGAGAGAAGAAATTAATGAAATTGCACGTCGCATTATCGCAGATGTAAGGGATAATCACATTAGATTTCAAGATATTGCAATTTTATATCGTGATAACAGTTATGCTTATTTATTTGAATCCATTTTACCGTTATATGATATTCCATTTAACATTGATACTAAACGATCAATGACACATCATCCTGTTATGGAAATGATTCGTTCATTGATTGAAGTGATAGAGTCTAAATGGCATATTAACCCAATGTTACGTTTATTTAAAACAGATGTATTAACGTCAAAAGTTAAAAATAGTAGCTATTTGATTGATTTACTCGAAAATTTTGTACTTGAACGAGGCATCTATGGTCAGCGTTGGCTTGATGAAGATCTATTTCATGTAGAGCAATTTAGAAAAATGGGACGCAAAGAACATCAATTAACTGATGAGGAGAGGCAACAATTTGAACAAGTCGTTAAATTAAAAAATGATGTTATCGATAAAATCATGTATTTTGAACAACAAATGTCTCAAGCAACAACAGTTCGTGATTTTGCAACTGCTTTTTATGAAAGTATGGAATATTTTGAACTACCCAATCAACTCATGACTGAACGAGATGAATTAGATGCGAGCGGTAAACATGAAGCAGCTGAAGAAATCGATCAAATTTGGAATGGACTTTTGGGAATATTAGATGATTTAGTTACTGTATTTGATACAGAGGAAATGACGTTACAAAGGTTTTTAGAGGTATTTGATATTGGTTTAGAACAATTGGAATTTGTAATGATTCCTCAAACGCTGGATCAAGTTAGTATTGGAACTATGGATTTAGCTAAAGTAGACAACAAACAGCATGTCTATTTAGTAGGTATGAATGATGGTATTATGCCACAACCTATATCTGCATCAAGTTTAATTACTGATGATGAAAAGAAAATGTTTGAACAACAAGCACAAGTTGAATTGAGTCCAACATCAGATATATTACAAATGGACGAAGCTTTTGTATGTTATATTGCGATGACTCGAGCAAGACAACAAGTGACATTTTCATATAGTTTAATGGGTAATAGCGGAGATGATAAGGAAATTAGTCCATTTTTAGAACAAATTAAATCATTATTTAGTGACTTTAAGATTATTAATATTCATCAATTGCATGAAGTTGCTCCGTTATCATTAATGCAACATACGAAACAAACGAAGATTACGTTATTTGAATCCTTAAGAGCGTGGCTCGACGAAGAAATAGTGGCAGATAGTTGGTTAGATGCTTATCAAGTTATACGTGATAACCACCATTTAAGCAGCGGTTTAAATTATTTAATGTCGGCACTAACCTTTGAAAATGAAACAGTACAATTAGGACAAAGACTATCTGAAGATTTATATGGTAAAACAATAAACGCCAGCGTATCACGCTTTGAAGGATATATGCAATGTCCATTTAAACATTATGCTTCACATGGTTTACGTCTTAATGAGCGTACAAAATATGAATTACAAAATTTTGATTTGGGGGATATTTTCCATTCAGTATTGAAGTATATTTCAGAACGTATTAATGGGGATTTTAAGCATTTGGATATGCGTAAGATTAGGCAATTAACAACTGAAGCACTTGAAGAAATTCTACCTAAAGTACAATTTAATTTATTAAACTCTTCAGCATATTATCGCTATTTGTCACGTAGAATAGGGGCAATTGTCGAAACAACACTTAGCGCGTTGAAGTATCAAGGAACTTATTCAAAATTTACGCCCCAATATTTCGAGACAAGCTTTAGACGTCAACCAAGATCGGATGAAGAATTAGTAGCACAAACTTTAACAACAACTCAAGGTATTCCTATCAATATAAGAGGCCAAATTGATCGTATTGATACGTATACTAAAAATGATAAAAGTTTTGTTAATATTATCGATTATAAATCATCTGCTGGAAGTGCAACATTAGACTTAACTAAAGTTTACTATGGTCTTCAAATGCAAATGATGACTTATATGGACATTGTGCTACAAAATCACAAACGTTTAGGTTTGACTGAAGAAGTGAAACCTGGGGGGTTACTATACTTCCATGTACACGAGCCTCGCATAAAATTTAAATCATGGGCAGACATTGATGAAGAAACACTTGAACAACAATTAATTAAAAACTTTAAGTTAAGTGGTTTAGTTAATAGTGATAGAGAAGTCATCGATGCTTTAGACACGAGATTAGAACCGAAATTCACTTCTGATATTGTTCCAGTAGGACTTACTAAAGATGGATCCATTACTAAAAAAGGTAGTCAAGTGGCTGATGAACAAACAATATATAAATTTATTCAGCATAACAAAGATAACTTTATAGACACAGCTTCTAATATTATGGATGGCCATACAGAAGTGGCACCTTTAAAATACAAACAAACATTACCATGTCAATTTTGTAGTTATCAATCAGTTTGTCATGTCGACGGTATGATTGATAGTAAACGCTACCGAACAGTTGATGAATCAATTAATCCAATAGAGGCTATACAAGATATTGAATTAGATGGAGGTGACAATTAA
- the addA gene encoding helicase-exonuclease AddAB subunit AddA, protein MIPQKPQDVIWTDAQWQSIYASGQDILVAAAAGSGKTAVLVERIIQKILRDGIDVDRLLVVTFTNLSAREMKHRVDQRIKEASLADPHNEHLKNQRIKIHQAQISTLHSFCLTLIQQHYDVLDIDPNFRTSSEAENILLLEQTIDEVIESHYDRLDPAFIDLTEQLSSDRSDEQFRNIIKQLYFFSIANPDPEAWLNQLSQPYTDDDKQQQLLQLLIDLSQVFLTAANESLNKAYDLFSLAEGVEKHLAVIADERQLITHVLEGGLVNTDFLIGHEFGQRLPNVTAKIKEANDMMIEALEDAKEHYKKYKSLIDKVKNDYFSRSTEDLQNDMHLLAPRVDYLATIVKDVMNEFNLKKRSKNILDFSDYEHFALQILTNSDGTPSEIAESYRQQFNEILVDEYQDTNRVQEKILSCIKTGEENNGNLFMVGDVKQSIYKFRQADPSLFIEKYNRFTLDGAHSGMRIDLSQNFRSRSEVLTTTNYLFKHMMDEQVGEVTYDEAAQLYYGAPFDDVSNPVNLNVLVEASAEDSELTGTEQEAQYIVEQVKDILNHYKVYDIKADSYRNATYKDIVILERSFGQARNLQQAFKNEDIPFHVNSREGYFEQTEVRLVLSFLRTIDNPLQDIYLVGLMRSVIYQFTEDELAQIRIISTNDDYFYQSIMNYMTSEEANTQLVDKLQHFIKDIQYYQQYSQDHPVYQLIDKFYNDHYVIQYFSGLFGGRGRRANLYGLFNKAIEFENSSFRGLYQFIRFIDELISRGKDFGEENIVGPNDNVVRMMTIHSSKGLEFPFVIYSGLSKQFNKQDLKRPVILNQQYGLGMDYFDVEKDMAFPSLASVAYKAITEKEMISEEMRLIYVALTRAKEKLFLIGRVKDDKVLQSLEQLSVSKGLIAVNERLTAANPFSLIYSILAKHQSMNIPDDLKFEKDIVDLDESIQPKVNINIDYFEDVSTEVTDNDDDYRTVSYLQSMTQGNEDVKAKIAYQLDFQYPYVKDTLKPSKQSVSELKRQLETEESGTSYERVRQYRIGYASYERPKFLSEQGKRKANEIGTLMHTVMQHLPFREQRLTDKELNDYIDSLISNNIIDDSAKQDIRITEIQTFINSDLYLKIAQADQVFRELPFVVNQAMVDNMPEEDEDVSIIQGMIDLIFVKDGHYYFVDYKTDAFNRRRGMTDEELGQQLKEKYRIQMNYYRNTLQTILNTTVHGYLYFFKFGTLEL, encoded by the coding sequence ATGATTCCACAAAAACCGCAAGATGTAATATGGACAGATGCACAATGGCAAAGCATCTATGCCTCTGGTCAAGATATTTTAGTTGCAGCAGCAGCTGGATCAGGTAAGACAGCAGTTCTTGTAGAGCGTATTATTCAAAAGATATTGCGTGACGGTATTGATGTTGACCGCTTACTTGTCGTTACATTTACGAATTTAAGTGCAAGAGAAATGAAACATAGGGTAGATCAACGAATTAAAGAAGCATCGTTAGCAGATCCGCACAATGAACATTTAAAGAACCAACGTATTAAAATACATCAAGCACAAATATCAACTTTACATAGTTTTTGTTTAACATTAATTCAGCAACACTATGATGTCTTAGATATTGATCCGAATTTTAGAACAAGTAGTGAAGCAGAAAATATTTTATTGCTAGAACAAACTATAGATGAAGTTATTGAAAGTCATTATGATAGGTTAGATCCTGCATTTATTGATTTAACAGAACAGTTATCTTCAGATAGAAGTGATGAACAATTTAGAAATATTATTAAACAACTGTATTTCTTTAGTATTGCTAACCCAGATCCTGAAGCATGGTTAAATCAATTATCTCAACCTTATACTGATGATGATAAACAACAACAATTGTTGCAATTATTAATAGATTTATCACAAGTTTTCTTAACAGCTGCTAATGAATCTTTAAATAAAGCATATGATTTATTTAGTTTGGCAGAAGGTGTAGAGAAACATTTAGCGGTTATTGCAGATGAACGTCAATTAATAACTCATGTCTTAGAAGGTGGACTAGTCAACACTGACTTTTTAATTGGACATGAATTTGGACAACGTTTGCCTAATGTTACTGCAAAAATTAAAGAAGCAAATGATATGATGATAGAAGCTTTAGAGGATGCAAAGGAACATTATAAAAAATATAAGTCATTAATTGATAAAGTTAAAAATGACTATTTTTCACGAAGTACTGAAGATTTGCAAAATGATATGCATCTGTTAGCACCTAGAGTCGATTATTTAGCGACAATTGTAAAAGATGTGATGAATGAGTTTAATCTAAAAAAACGTAGCAAAAATATTTTGGATTTCTCAGATTATGAACATTTTGCTTTGCAAATTTTAACTAATAGTGACGGAACGCCTTCAGAAATTGCTGAATCATATCGCCAACAGTTTAATGAAATTTTAGTCGATGAATATCAAGATACCAACCGAGTACAAGAAAAAATATTATCATGTATTAAAACAGGTGAAGAAAATAATGGTAATTTGTTTATGGTTGGTGATGTTAAACAATCTATTTATAAATTTAGACAAGCTGACCCAAGTTTATTCATTGAAAAGTATAACCGCTTTACTTTAGACGGCGCTCATAGTGGTATGCGAATTGATTTATCACAAAATTTTAGATCACGTTCCGAAGTATTAACAACAACTAATTACTTATTTAAACATATGATGGATGAGCAAGTTGGAGAAGTTACTTATGATGAAGCGGCTCAACTTTATTATGGCGCACCATTTGATGATGTTTCAAACCCAGTTAATTTAAATGTGTTAGTTGAAGCAAGTGCAGAAGATAGTGAATTGACCGGAACTGAACAAGAAGCACAATATATTGTTGAACAAGTTAAAGATATTTTAAATCACTATAAAGTGTACGATATTAAAGCAGACAGTTATAGAAATGCAACGTACAAAGATATCGTTATTTTAGAACGCAGTTTCGGACAAGCTAGAAATTTACAACAAGCATTTAAAAATGAAGACATACCATTTCATGTAAATAGTAGAGAAGGTTATTTTGAGCAAACAGAAGTCCGTTTAGTATTGTCATTTTTAAGAACGATTGATAATCCGTTACAAGATATATATTTAGTTGGATTAATGCGTTCAGTCATTTATCAATTTACAGAAGATGAACTTGCTCAAATTAGAATTATTAGTACAAATGATGATTATTTCTATCAATCAATTATGAATTATATGACAAGTGAAGAAGCTAACACACAACTTGTAGATAAATTACAGCATTTTATTAAAGATATTCAATATTATCAACAATATAGTCAAGATCATCCCGTCTATCAACTCATTGATAAATTTTATAACGATCATTATGTTATTCAATATTTTAGTGGTTTATTCGGAGGAAGAGGTAGACGTGCTAATCTATATGGTCTATTTAATAAAGCAATAGAATTTGAAAATTCTAGTTTTAGAGGATTATATCAATTTATTCGTTTTATTGATGAATTAATAAGTAGAGGTAAAGATTTTGGTGAAGAGAACATAGTTGGTCCCAATGATAATGTTGTCAGAATGATGACAATTCATAGTAGTAAAGGACTAGAATTCCCATTCGTTATTTATTCTGGTTTGTCGAAGCAATTTAATAAACAAGATTTAAAAAGACCAGTTATTTTAAATCAACAATATGGTTTGGGAATGGATTATTTTGACGTAGAAAAAGATATGGCTTTCCCATCACTAGCTTCTGTAGCGTATAAAGCAATTACTGAAAAAGAAATGATTTCAGAAGAGATGCGACTCATATATGTAGCACTAACAAGAGCTAAAGAAAAACTCTTCCTTATTGGGCGTGTTAAAGATGACAAGGTTTTACAATCATTGGAACAACTTTCTGTATCTAAAGGCTTGATAGCAGTTAATGAACGCTTAACAGCAGCCAATCCATTTTCTTTAATTTATAGTATTTTAGCAAAACATCAATCAATGAATATTCCTGATGATTTAAAATTTGAAAAAGATATCGTCGACCTTGATGAAAGTATACAACCTAAAGTAAATATTAATATTGATTACTTTGAAGATGTTTCAACAGAAGTAACAGATAATGATGATGACTATAGAACTGTGAGTTATTTACAATCAATGACACAAGGTAATGAAGATGTTAAAGCGAAGATAGCATATCAACTTGATTTTCAATACCCATATGTTAAAGATACACTCAAACCATCAAAACAATCGGTCTCTGAATTAAAAAGACAATTAGAAACTGAAGAAAGTGGCACAAGCTATGAACGTGTCAGACAATATCGTATTGGTTATGCATCTTACGAACGTCCTAAATTTTTAAGTGAACAAGGCAAAAGAAAAGCGAATGAAATAGGTACATTGATGCATACAGTGATGCAACATTTGCCTTTTAGAGAACAACGATTAACTGATAAAGAACTAAATGATTATATTGATAGTTTAATTAGTAATAATATTATTGATGATAGTGCAAAACAAGATATTAGAATAACTGAAATACAAACGTTTATTAATAGTGATTTATATTTAAAAATTGCTCAAGCAGATCAAGTATTTCGAGAATTACCATTTGTAGTGAATCAAGCAATGGTCGATAATATGCCTGAAGAAGATGAAGATGTTTCAATCATTCAAGGGATGATTGATTTAATTTTCGTTAAAGACGGCCATTATTATTTTGTCGATTACAAAACAGATGCCTTTAACCGTCGTCGTGGTATGACAGATGAAGAATTAGGACAGCAGTTAAAAGAAAAGTATCGTATTCAAATGAATTATTATCGTAATACGTTACAAACTATTTTAAATACTACTGTTCATGGTTATTTATATTTCTTCAAATTCGGCACATTGGAATTATAA
- a CDS encoding fumarylacetoacetate hydrolase family protein — protein sequence MKFLSFKYNDRTSYGVKVKREDAVWDLTLVFADFAEGNFHPKTLLEGLQQNQTLDFQEQVRKAVVAAKDSGKAEDYKISFNDIEFLPPVTPPNNVIAFGRNYKDHASELNHEVERLYVFTKAASSLTGDNATIPNHKDITDQLDYEGELGIVIGKSGEKIPKALALDYVYGYTIINDITDRKAQSEQDQAFLSKSLTGGCPMGPYIVTKDELPLPENVNIVTKVNNDIRQDGNTGEMILKIDELIEEISKYVALHPGDIIATGTPAGVGAGLQPPQFLQPGDEVKVTIDNIGTLTTYISK from the coding sequence ATGAAATTCTTATCATTCAAGTATAATGACAGAACTTCATATGGCGTTAAAGTTAAACGTGAAGATGCTGTTTGGGATTTAACATTAGTTTTTGCTGATTTTGCTGAAGGCAATTTCCATCCAAAAACATTGTTAGAAGGGTTACAACAAAATCAAACTTTAGATTTTCAAGAGCAAGTTCGTAAAGCAGTTGTTGCAGCAAAAGATAGTGGTAAAGCAGAAGACTACAAAATTTCTTTCAATGATATTGAATTTTTACCACCAGTGACACCACCAAATAATGTAATTGCTTTTGGTAGAAATTATAAAGACCATGCTAGTGAATTAAATCATGAAGTTGAACGTTTGTATGTCTTTACTAAAGCAGCATCATCATTAACAGGTGATAATGCAACAATTCCTAATCATAAAGATATTACAGATCAATTAGACTATGAAGGTGAGTTAGGAATCGTTATCGGTAAATCTGGTGAAAAGATTCCTAAAGCATTAGCTCTAGACTATGTTTATGGTTATACAATTATCAATGATATTACAGATAGAAAAGCACAATCTGAACAAGATCAAGCATTCTTATCTAAAAGTTTAACAGGTGGCTGCCCAATGGGACCATACATTGTAACTAAAGATGAACTACCTTTACCGGAAAATGTTAATATTGTTACAAAAGTAAATAATGATATTAGACAAGATGGTAATACTGGTGAAATGATCTTGAAAATTGATGAATTAATAGAAGAAATTTCTAAATATGTAGCATTACATCCTGGAGATATTATTGCTACTGGTACTCCAGCAGGCGTTGGTGCAGGATTACAACCTCCACAATTCCTACAACCAGGAGATGAAGTTAAAGTAACTATCGATAATATCGGTACATTAACTACTTATATTTCAAAATAA
- a CDS encoding YisL family protein encodes MIHLHILSWVLAIILFVASYLNYSKAQGATPYFKPLHMALRLFMLLTLISGFWALIEEFMAASHGGGGNHMLLTLKMLCGIGVIALMEITMAKRKKQQPSHTLFWSTIGLIIVTMAIGVILPWGPISKMFGLG; translated from the coding sequence ATGATACATTTACATATTTTAAGTTGGGTTTTAGCAATTATTTTATTTGTTGCTAGTTATCTCAATTATTCTAAAGCACAAGGTGCAACGCCTTATTTTAAACCATTACATATGGCTTTAAGATTGTTTATGCTACTAACATTAATTTCAGGTTTTTGGGCATTAATCGAGGAATTTATGGCTGCTAGTCATGGAGGCGGAGGTAACCACATGTTACTTACGTTAAAAATGTTATGTGGCATCGGAGTCATTGCATTAATGGAAATTACAATGGCGAAAAGAAAGAAACAACAGCCAAGTCATACTTTATTTTGGTCGACAATTGGCTTAATTATAGTGACGATGGCTATTGGCGTCATCTTGCCTTGGGGACCAATCTCTAAAATGTTCGGTTTAGGTTAA
- a CDS encoding CoA-disulfide reductase, which produces MSKIVVVGAVAGGATCASQIRRLDKDSDIIIFEKDRDMSFANCALPYVIGNVVNDRDLVLPYNPEKFYDKKAITVKTYHEVISINDDKQTVTVLNHHTNEQFDEHFDYLILSPGASANRLNFDSDITFTLRNLEDTDAIDHFIKHNKVQRVLVVGAGYISLEVLENLYERGLQPTLIHRSEQINKLMDSDMNQPIIDELERRQISYRLNEEITNINGNEITFKSGKTENYDMVIEGIGTHPNSKFIESSNITLDNKGFIPVNDKFETNIPHIYALGDVITSHYKHVDLTTNVPLAWGAHRAASIIAEQIAGDSLIEFKGFLGSNIVKFFDYTFASVGIKPSELSQFDYQMVEVNQGAHANYYPGNSPLHLRVYFDTASRQIIRAAAVGKEGADKRIDVLSMAMMNNLTVDDLTEFEVAYAPPYSHPKDLINMIGYKSQSN; this is translated from the coding sequence ATGTCAAAAATAGTTGTAGTTGGCGCAGTTGCCGGAGGAGCTACTTGTGCTAGTCAAATAAGACGATTAGATAAAGATAGTGACATTATCATTTTTGAAAAAGATAGAGATATGAGTTTTGCCAATTGTGCATTACCTTATGTTATTGGCAATGTAGTTAATGATCGCGATTTAGTTTTACCTTATAATCCAGAAAAATTTTATGATAAAAAAGCAATCACTGTAAAAACATATCATGAAGTCATTTCGATTAATGATGACAAACAAACAGTTACTGTTTTAAACCATCATACAAATGAACAATTCGACGAACACTTTGATTATTTAATTTTAAGTCCAGGTGCCAGTGCAAATAGACTTAATTTCGACAGCGATATAACATTTACACTTCGTAATCTTGAGGACACTGATGCAATTGACCACTTTATTAAACATAATAAAGTTCAACGTGTGTTAGTTGTAGGTGCAGGCTATATTTCTCTTGAAGTTTTAGAAAACCTTTATGAGCGAGGATTACAACCAACGTTAATACATCGATCTGAACAAATTAATAAATTAATGGATAGCGACATGAATCAGCCTATTATAGATGAACTAGAACGTCGACAAATTTCTTATCGCCTAAATGAAGAAATTACTAATATTAATGGAAATGAAATTACATTTAAATCTGGTAAAACAGAAAACTATGACATGGTTATCGAAGGTATTGGCACGCATCCAAACTCCAAGTTTATTGAAAGTTCCAATATTACGTTAGATAATAAAGGATTTATCCCTGTGAATGACAAGTTTGAGACTAACATACCGCATATTTATGCTTTAGGAGATGTCATAACATCACATTATAAACATGTTGATTTAACAACAAATGTGCCTTTAGCGTGGGGTGCTCACAGAGCTGCAAGTATTATTGCTGAACAGATTGCTGGAGATTCATTAATTGAATTTAAAGGTTTCCTTGGTAGTAATATTGTGAAATTTTTTGATTATACTTTTGCAAGTGTTGGTATTAAACCTAGTGAATTATCGCAATTTGATTATCAAATGGTTGAAGTGAATCAAGGTGCACATGCGAATTATTACCCAGGAAATTCCCCTTTACACTTAAGAGTGTACTTTGATACTGCATCAAGACAAATTATTCGTGCTGCAGCTGTAGGAAAAGAAGGTGCTGATAAACGTATTGATGTCTTATCAATGGCAATGATGAATAACTTAACTGTGGATGATTTAACTGAATTTGAAGTAGCTTATGCACCTCCATATAGTCATCCTAAAGATCTCATCAATATGATTGGTTATAAATCACAATCCAATTAA
- a CDS encoding Cof-type HAD-IIB family hydrolase, with amino-acid sequence MQPHLICLDLDGTLLNDNKEISNYTKQVLNELQQRGHYIMIATGRPYRASQIYYHELNLTTPIVNFNGAYVHHPKDKAFNTVHEILDLNVARNIIQGLQQYQVSNIIAEVKDYVFINNHDPRLFEGFSMGNPRIQTGNLLTHLNESPTSILIEAEEDKIPEIKEMLTHIYANHIEHRRWGAPFPVIEIVKRGINKARGIEQARQFLNVDTENIIAFGDEDNDTEMIEYARYGVAMDNGLTELKEVANNVTYSNNEDGIGRYLNDFFNLNMRYYS; translated from the coding sequence ATGCAACCACATTTGATTTGTCTAGACTTAGACGGAACACTATTAAATGATAATAAAGAAATCTCAAATTATACAAAACAAGTACTTAATGAACTACAGCAACGTGGTCATTATATAATGATTGCCACTGGTCGTCCTTATCGTGCCAGTCAAATATATTATCACGAACTTAATTTAACAACACCAATTGTTAATTTCAATGGTGCTTATGTTCATCATCCAAAAGATAAAGCGTTTAACACTGTTCATGAAATATTAGATTTAAATGTTGCACGTAATATTATACAAGGGTTACAACAATACCAAGTTTCAAATATTATCGCTGAGGTTAAAGATTATGTCTTTATTAATAATCATGATCCTAGATTATTTGAAGGTTTTTCAATGGGGAACCCTCGTATTCAAACAGGTAATTTACTTACACATCTTAATGAATCACCGACTTCAATTTTAATTGAAGCTGAAGAAGACAAGATTCCTGAAATTAAAGAAATGCTTACACATATTTATGCTAATCATATAGAACATCGACGTTGGGGTGCACCTTTCCCAGTTATAGAAATAGTCAAACGTGGTATTAATAAAGCACGTGGCATTGAACAAGCTAGACAATTTTTAAACGTTGATACTGAAAATATCATAGCTTTCGGTGATGAAGATAACGATACAGAAATGATTGAATATGCTCGTTATGGCGTTGCCATGGATAACGGCCTAACAGAATTAAAAGAAGTAGCGAATAATGTCACTTATAGCAATAATGAAGATGGTATCGGGAGATATTTAAATGATTTCTTTAATTTAAATATGAGATATTATTCTTAA
- a CDS encoding metal-sulfur cluster assembly factor gives MEEALKDSILGALEMVIDPELGIDIVNLGLVYKVNVDDDGLCTVEMTLTSMGCPLGPQIVEQIKSVLAEIPEIQDTEVNIVWNPPWTKDMMSRYAKIALGVS, from the coding sequence ATGGAAGAGGCATTAAAAGATAGCATTTTAGGTGCACTTGAAATGGTAATTGACCCTGAATTAGGTATTGATATTGTTAATTTAGGATTAGTATACAAAGTTAATGTAGATGATGATGGCTTATGTACAGTCGAAATGACATTGACTTCAATGGGCTGCCCATTAGGACCGCAAATTGTTGAGCAAATTAAAAGTGTCTTAGCTGAAATTCCAGAGATACAAGATACAGAAGTCAATATCGTTTGGAATCCACCTTGGACTAAAGATATGATGTCTAGATACGCAAAAATTGCTCTAGGTGTTAGCTAA